The Sulfurospirillum deleyianum DSM 6946 nucleotide sequence GTATCGGTTGTTAAAACACCATACGTTACAGGTTTTTGATACTTCAATGCTGTATTGGCGACACCTTTGGTTGCCTCAGCCGCAACATAATCAAAATGAGGCGTACTGCCACGAATAATCGCACCCACACAACAGACAGCATCGTATTTGCCACTGCTAAGCACTTTATCGAGTGCCAAAGGAATCTCATACGCACCAGGAACTAAAATAAGGTCTAAATTTTTCTCATCTCCACCATGGCGAATAAACGCATCTTTCGCACCCTCAACCAAACGATCCGTAATAATATGGTTAAATCTGCTATTAATAATCGCCACTTTTTCGTGACCACTTAGGGAGAGTTTTCCTTCAATAATATTCATAACAATCCTTCTATCAAATGTTGTTTAATCATACACTATTTTTGGTTAGAGAACCTTTTATCGCTTTTTCCAGACACTGACATGTAACGATTTTAGAACCGTCTTTCGTGCGCTCTCATGCAAAGGAAGAGGCATGACAAAAGGGTTTACATGTAACGTAAAAAAAGGTGAAAGATGTTCATGCAATGCATCAAATGTCGTATATTTTTCGCCATTTTTCTTAAATCCACCCAGCCATTTAGCCCTTGGCGTTCTCGTTTCATCCCAATCATAACTACTGGCTATTACTAAAAATCCTTGTGGATTTAAACGCTCTTTAATCTTCTCTAAAAAGAGTGCTGGGTCATACAAGGTATCTAGCGTATCGTTGAGTAAAATCAGGTCATATCCATCAAAATAAGGTTTCAAATTATGCGGGTCTGCTTGCCAAAATTCCACTTTTTGAATGCTTGGGTCAATCTCAAAATCACTCAAATTTTTCTCTATAAATGTCGCAAGTTCGCCCTCTTCTTTAAGAGCATACTTGAGCTTTCCACTCTCTTTAAAATTGGTAGCAAGTCTGACCACACGTGCCGTAAACTCAATGCCATGTACCATTTCAAAATGACGTGCAAGGGCAAAAGTTCCACGTCCTGCACCGCACCCAATCTCAAGGGCTTTGGCTTTTGCCTCGCCTAATGTGGTGCAAAAATGGGCTATCTCTTCGTAGTAATTGTTCTCTTTTTTTCCAAAGTGCACTTCACAGATTTGAGAGAGTTCAAAGTCCATCTCATAAAAAACCGAAGAGACTTCCACTGGCTCGTTTGATTCAACATAGCGAAAACCCGCATGTTGGTAAAAATGACGACGAAAGGCATAACGAGAAGAGCGAATAATCTCATTGCCCGTGCTAATCCACGAACCGCCTTTTATAAGATTGTGTCTGTCATCAAAAGTGGGAACGGAAAAATCATCGTAAAGTGGATGAACTTGGAAACCATCAAACCCGTTAATCGGTGTTTCACTCCACTGCCACACATTGCCGATGACATCGTAAAAATCGCCAAAAGCAAAGGTATCCACAGGAACAGAAGAAGCAAAATACTCTAAGTTGATATTCGCAGGCGCCTTGTCCCAAAAGGGCTCATCCACCTTTACATGTAAATCTCTTAAAACATACCACTCTTCCTCACTTGGAAGACGAATGGATGTACCCTCTTTCTGGCTTTTCCAGTTACAAAATGCCTTGGCCTCAAGGTAGTTAATCTCCACAGGCCAACTCCATGGCATCGCAATCTCTTCTGCCATTAAGCGAAGCGCATACCCTTCCTCATTTTTACGCCAAAACAGTGGCATCGTGGCATTTTTGTACGTTCTCCACTTCCAGCCCTCTTCATTCCAAAAACGCTCATTTTCATAACCGCCCTCTTCTATAAAGCCTAAAAACTCAGCGTTTGAAACAAGATATTTAGACGCTTTAAAGTCTTTAACCTCTTTTACATGTAACCCGTATTCGTTGTCCCAACCATAAAGCGCATCGTCTCTTTTCTTCTCCAAACGAAGGGTTTTCCCCGTTACATGTAAGAGTGAATTTTCCACCACAGGCGTATCAAAAGGGCAGACTTTCCAAAACGAGTCGGAGACTACTTTATTCAGGGGAAGTTGACGAATCAACACCGAAGAGGTCTCAAGATGAATCCGCTCATGCTCAATGCCCATCATAATTGCCCAAAACGGACTCTCCCACGAAATGGGCATAGAAAGAGGCATCGTATCAATCAGCTCTAACACCTTAGCCTTAACGGCTTCACGATAAAGACGCACCTCTTCAATGCGTGGCCATTTGTAGTGCGATTGGTTCAAATCATCCCAACTCATTTCATCCACACCAATAGCAAAAATAGACTCGTAAACTGGGTTAATGCGTTGATCCAAAAGCTTAGCAAGGACGAGTTTATTGATAAAAAAACTCGCCGTATGCCCAAAATAAAAGACCAAAGGATGACGCAGAGGATCCGCCGTAAGGTAATAACTTTCATCGTCCTTCATCAATTCAAAAAGCTTCTCATAAAGCGTATACGTTTTTAAAAAATAATTCCTAATCTCTACTCTTTTTTCTTCAACATTTCCTTGATTGAGAAGAAGATTGCGTGTAGGAATGAGTTGCATCTTATACCTTTAAGGCGTTTTGAATCGCTTTGATATCTTTAATGGCTAAGTCCAAATCCTCTAAATAGAGCATATTAGGACCATCACACAACGCCTCGCAGGGATTAAAATGAGTTTCAAAGAAAAAGCCATCCACACCCACCGCAGCAGCCGCACGTGAAAGAGGACGTACAAACTCACGTTTTCCACCACTTTTTCCACCCTCAGCACCAGGCATCTGTACCGAATGGGTCGCATCAAAAATAACAGGCGCAAACTCTCTCATAATGCCAAAACTACGCATATCGACAACCAAATTACCATACCCAAAGGTACTTCCTCGCTCGGTCAACCACACGCCTGCACGCTTTGCCGCTTCGTAACCTTCCTCTTTCACTCCTCTGGTCTCTAAAACTTTTTTCACCGAATAGCGCATATCCGCAGGATTTAAAAACTGCCCTTTTTTAACGTTTACCACGCATTTTGTCTGTGCGGCTGCAACCAAAAGATCGGTTTGACGACACAAAAAAGCAGGGATTTGAAGCACATCCACGACCTCTCCCACCGGCTTAGCTTGGGTGTAGTCATGAATGTCGGTTAAAAGTTTAAAACCAAACGTTCTTCTAACTTCATCTAAAAGTTTCAAACCTTCATCCAGTCCAGGTCCTCTGAAACTGTCAATGCTGGTGCGATTGGCTTTATCAAAACTGCTTTTAAAATAAAAATCTATGCTTTCATCTTCATGGTAACTCACTAATTTTTCAGCAACCCGTAAAAGGTTCTCTCTGCTTTCAATAACACACGGTCCTGCAATTAAAATCATTCTTTTTCCTTTGCTACAATTATTCCACTCAAAATAACGAGGAGTATACCAAATAGTCCTAGAAAATCAGGCAATGGGTCTCCTAAAATAATCCCAATAATCAGTGAAAAAAAGATAATCGAATACCCAGCCGCACCCACAACACCCGCACGGGTTGTAGCAAACGCTTTGGTCATATAAACCTGTCCAATGGCACCTGAAAAGCCCATTAGAAAAATATAGAGCCACTCTATGCCTTTTGGCATAACAAATTGCCCCATCATAAAATCAAACATCGGCGCATGATAGACTTCGCTAATCAGCATAAAAAGGGCAGGAAAAATCGTTCCTGTGGAGACAAACGCTAAAACAATCACTCGTGTATCGTACACCTTATTTAACTCTCGCACACTCGTATACGCCAAAGCCGCACCTAACCCACTAAAGAGCCCAAATAAATCTGTTTTAGAAAGCATAAAACCCGTCGGCTTCATGACAAAAACAATACCTAAAAATCCTATAAATACAGCTATCCACGCTTTCAACCCCATTTTCTCTTTCAAGAAAAAAAATGCCAAAATCGCTGTAAAAATCGGCGCCGTACGAGAAAAGGTCATCGCATCAGCAAACGGAATATGCGCAATGTTATAGAAAAAAACCAACATCGAAGCAAACCCAATCAACGCCCTAAAAAGAAGTAACCACGGTTTTCCACCCACTTGTTTGAGGGGAAGCTTAACAATGCTTAACGCCACAATACACATGGTAATGCCATTACGAAAGAAAACCACCTCAACCGAATCCATCCCTTCGCTTAACATCTTTGCAAAAGCCCCATCAAAAGCAAAACTAAATGAAGAGATCAGCATAAATAAAACCCCTTTATTTATCTGACCAAAAAATACTCCCACACTCACTCCAATCTGCGTTAAATACGTAATCTTAATCTATTCTGTGTTAAAATTGGTTGATATATTTGATTTGCCTTACAGGAGAAAGCATGCATTTTGAAACTATCTTCAACTACACGTTTATGGGCTTTGCCGTTACACATATTGCTCTGTCTATCTGTTTCTTTTTGATGGTTTTTTTCTTACGTCATTTTCTCACCAACGTCATTCTCAAACCGTTTAAGATTATTGCTCTGCGTAGCAAAACATCATGGGATAATCGAGTCATCAACGTCCTAGAAGGTCCTTTAAAAGCCTCTCTTGTCTTCGCCTCAGCCTACGTGGCAGGAACATGGTTGTCTTATCCTCGTTTACAAAAACTCCTAGACCTTGGCTTAAAAACCTTTTTAACCTTTCTTATTTTTTGGATTCTATACCGTCTTGTGAATCGTTTTTCTCATCTTTTTAACTTTTTTTCCTCCAAACTAGGTACCGAAGTGGACAATGGCATCCAAAATTTCACCATTAAAGCCCTGCGTGTTCTGATTATTGCCTTAGGACTGATGGCGATTTTACAAGAGTGGGGTATTAATGTGAGTGCATTTGTTGCTTCATTAGGACTCGGTGGACTTGCTTTTGCCTTAGCCGCAAAAGATACCGTTGCAAACCTCTTTGGCTCACTGGTCATCTTCAGCGATAGACCGTTTCAAGTGGGCGATAGCATCGAAATGAATGGCGTGGAAGGAACCATCGAAGAGATCGGCATTCGTTCTACCAAAATTCGAAATCCTACACAAGCGTTGGTGAGTGTACCAAACTCTTTTATCGCAAATGCGACCATTACCAACACGTCACGCATGGGAAAACGTCGTATCCGTACCCGTCTTGGACTGACCTATACCACCACTATGGAACAGATGCAAACCATTTTGCAAGAGATTAAGACGATGTTATCGAATCATCCTGATGTTCATTCTGAGGGAATTATGGTCTATTTTGATGAGTTTGAAGCGAGTGCGCTTGGCATTTTACTCAACTTTTTTACCTATGCCACATCCCTTGATGAATCTTTACATGTAAGAGAAGAGATTAATTATAAAATTATGGAAATTGTCGCACGCAATGGAGCGACGTTTGCGTTTCCTTCTCAATCGCTCTATGTGGAGAGTTTACCAAAATAACAGCAAAGAAAAGCTATAATAGATTCAATTATGCCATAAAGGTTACTATGAAAAAAATTGCTATTATCGGGCTTCCTAATGTTGGGAAAAGCTCTTTATTTAATCGCATTGCTAAAGCACGTATTGCTATTACCTCGGATTTTAGTGGTACAACACGCGATATTAAAAGTCATCAAGTTTACATCACCGAAAAGCCCTGCCTTATCTTAGATACAGGTGGACTGGACAAATCAACTGAGCTCTTTGAAAATGTCCATGATATGTCGATGCAAGCATCCAAAAAAGCAGATGTTATATTAATGGTCGTCGATGGAAAACTTCTCCCTAGTGAAGAAGAAAAAAAGATTTTTTATGCCCTTCAAGCCCTCAATAAACCTATTGCCTTAGTCATTAATAAAATTGACAACGATAAAGAGATGGAACGTGCTTGGGAATTTAGTGAATTTGGCGCAGAACACGTCTTTCCTCTCTCCGTTTCACACAACCGAGGTGTCAGTGCACTTTTAGAGTGGATTGGCTCATACTTACCTGCACCAGAAGGTGCTCTGGTTGCTTCAGAAGAAGAAGCAGATGAGGAGACGATAGATGAGGAAGATGACGTTTGGGATGAGGATAAAATATCAGAGGAGCAGAGCTTAGAAGCACCCATTGAAGAAGAAAATCCTAACATCAATGTCGCTATTATTGGGCGTGTCAACGTCGGTAAAAGCTCCCTACTCAACGCCCTTGTCGGCAAACAGCGTGCGGTTGTGAGTAATGTGGCAGGAACAACCATTGACCCTGTAGATGAGAGCATTGAGTACAACGAAAAAGTCATTAACTTTGTCGATACTGCTGGACTTCGAAGGCGTGGAAAAATCGAAGGCATTGAAAAATTTGCGCTCATGCGTACCAAAGAGATGCTAGAGCGTGCGAACATTGCTCTGCTTGTCTTAGATGCGAGTGAACCCTTTTTGGAACTCGATGAGCGTATCGCAGGGCTAGTGGAAGAGAACAATCTTGCGTGTATTATCGTTCTAAATAAATGGGATGAAGCGATGGATGACTTTGAAAAAGTCACCGCAGAGGTACGCCACCGATTTAAATTTCTCTCCTATGCGCCACTGATTACGGTTTCGGCTAAAAGCAAACAACGGGTTTCAAAAATTAAAGATATGATTTTAAGTGTGTATGAAAACTACTCTCAACACATTCCAACCAGACAGCTCAATGAAGTGATTCGTGAAGCGACCATTAGACATCAAATTCCAAGCGACCACTCTAAAGTTGTCAAAATCTACTTCGCAACCCAGTACCAAACCAAGCCACCACGTATTGCGCTTGTCATGAATAAACCACGCTCCTTGCATTTTAGTTACAAACGCTACCTTGCCAATAAACTGCGTGATGTCTTTAATTTGGAAGGCTCACCGATTTTACTCTACCCCCGTGCTAAAGGGGAGAGGGATAATGAACAGGAAAATAGCGGTGAAGAATCTTAAGAATAAAAATATCGTTTTTATCGGTTTTATGGGAGTTGGCAAAGGTACGATTGCAAGGGCACTGATTCAAAGAACCAAACAAATGGGTTTGGATACTGATGATTTGATTGAGAGCATGGAAAATCGCAAAATCAAAGATATTTTTGCGAGCGATGGGGAAGCCTACTTTCGACGACTTGAGAAACAAACAGCTAAATGGCTTGAAAAAAGTGTCAAAAATGCCATTATATCCACAGGTGGTGGTTTTTTTAAGGTAGATAATTTAGAAAAGATAGGAACCATCATCTATCTTCGTTCCTCTTTTGATGGTATCCTTAAACGCTTAAAAGCGCATGAAAATGGCGATTTAAAACTTGCAAAACGCCCTCTTTTGCAAGATGAAGAGAAGGCAAGAGCCTTATTTAAAGAACGCTCCTGCTTATATGAAAAAAAAGCCGATGTGATTGTGGATGTGGAAGATCGAAGTATCGAAGAGATTATTCATGCCATTATGAAACGACTCAATTTAAAAGAGAAAGAGTAGGACAGCTTTATGAGAGTATTAACAGGAATTCAACCCTCAGGTGCACTGCATATAGGAAACTATTTTGGTGCGATTAAACAGATGATTGACCTTCAAGAAAAAAGTGATTTATTTATCTTCATCGCCAATTACCACGCCCTCACCTCTTTAAAAGATGGCGAGGCACTTAAGCATAATACGCTTGATGCGGCGATTAATTTTCTCTCTCTAGGCATTGATCACACCAAAGTCACCTTTTGGGCACAATCCGATGTCAAAGAAGTATTAGAACTCTACTGGATACTCTCAGGCTATACGCCGATGGGACTTTTAGAGAGAGCCCATAGCTACAAAGACAAAGTCGCCAAAGGCATTGCTGCCAACCACTCTTTATTTTCCTATCCTGTTTTAATGGCTGCGGATATTTTGCTCTATGACTCAGAAGTGATTCCTGTGGGAAAAGACCAAATCCAACACGTTGAAATTACCCGTGACATCGCCATTAAATTTAATAACGATTTTGGTGATATTTTTAAAGTACCCGAATTTAAAGTCGATGAAAACGTCGCCACTGTCCCCGGACTTGATGGGGCAAAAATGAGTAAAAGTTATGGCAATACCATTGATATTTTTTGCAGTGAAAAAGAGCTTAAAAAAGCAACTTCTCGTATTGTAACCGACTCAACACCGATGGAAGAGCCTAAAAATCCTTTTACATGTAACGTGTACGCTCTGGCTAAACTCTTTTTAGAAAATGACGAACTAGAAGCACTCAAAGTGCGCTACCAAAAGGGCGGTGAAGGGTATGGGCATTTTAAAGCTTACCTCAATGGTCTGATTTGGGACTATTTTGCACCGGCTCGTGAAAAAAGAGCCTACTATGTAGCGCATAAAGAGGAAGTCATCGCCATTCTTGATGAAGGTGCCGCTAAAGCACGTCACATTGCTTCTGCAAAAATGGATATGATTCGTAATCTTGTTGGAATTTACCGTTAAGGAAACGTATGCTAGATATTAAACTGATTCAAAATGATTTTGATACTGTTGCCACAGCGCTCAGAAAGAAAAAAGTAGATGAGAGCCTTTTGGAAGAACTTCGTGCTATTTCATTGGAACTTAAAAGTGCACGTCTTGTTTTAGAGCCACTCCAAGCGGAACAAAATGCTAAAAGCAAACTCTTTGGGGTTTATGCCAAAGAAGGCAAAGATGTGGGAGCGCTTAAAGCAGAACTCTCTTTAAACAAAGAAAAAATCGCTGAGAAAACGGAGGTGGTTCGTGCCTTAGAAGAGAAGCTTGAAGCACTAGCGACTATTATTCCAAATATGCCCTCTTCTCTTGTTCCTGAAGGTGAAGATGAAAATGACAACGTGGAACTGAAACGTGTGCTTGAGCCTAAAACATTTTCCTTTACTCCTAAAGAGCATTGGGATATCGACAGCAAACAAAACTGGATTGATTTTGAGAGAGGTGTAAAACTTGCCAAAAGCCGTTTTAGTGTTTTAAAAAATGACGCTGCCAGATTAGAGCGAGCGCTCATTAACTATATGCTTGATTTTAACCGAAGCCGTGGTTTTCATGAGGTAGCCGTTCCTTACATTGTCAACCGTGAAACACTGATGGGAACAGGACAACTCCCTAAATTTGAAGATGACCTCTTTAAAATTGATGGCGAAGAGCTCTTTTTGATTCCTACTGCTGAAGTGCCTGTCACCAACCTTTTTAGAGATGAAATTCTAAGCAAAGAAGAACTCCCTCTTAAAATGACCGCCTATTCTGCATGTTTTCGAAAAGAAGCAGGCAGTGCGGGGAAAGATACCCGTGGCATGATTCGCCAGCACCAGTTTGATAAAGTAGAATTGGTTTCAATTACCACACCAGAACAGAGCGAAACGGTTTTTGAAGAGATGCTTTCATGTGCTTCTGATTTACTTAGCTCCTTAGGACTCCCTCACCGCCACTTAATGCTTTGTGGTGGAGATTTGGGCTTTAGTGCTGCAAAAACGGTGGATTTGGAAGTCTGGCTTCCAGGGCAAAACCGTTACCGTGAAATTAGTTCCGTATCTAATACCTTCGACTTTCAAGCCAGACGAGCTAAAATTCGCTTTAAAGATGAGGGTAAAAACCGCTTAGTACACACGCTCAATGGCTCTTCTTTAGCCGTGGGTCGCACACTCATCGCCATTATGGAAAATTACCAACAAGAAGATGGCAGTGTTGCCATTCCTGAAGTCTTGAAAAAGTACATGTAAGATGGCAGAAGAAGAAGTTGTCATCCTCGAGGCGGAAAACACTCCTTCAAATGAAGAGGAGAGTTTTGCGCTCATCGAGGAGGAGCGAACAGATGAGATTACCCCCTCAGAGGTTGTTCCACTCAATCAAAATGAAAAGAGATCTCCCTCTAAAAAAAGATTGCTTATTTTACTCATTGCAGGGGTTATTTTGCTCATTGGCATCATGGTTGCCCTTCTTCTTATTTTAAATGCAAAAGACACGGTATCCCAAACACCCATAATCAAAGAGAAAGAAGAAGAAAAAATACTCCAAAAGGAGCAATTTTCTCCTTCTAAACTCGATAGTATGATTAAAAAAGCACACCTTCTTTACGAACAAGGCAATAAAGAAGAAGCGCTTAAAATTTATGAAAAAATTGCTACATTCAATGAGGCAATTTCTTATTACAATATTGGCGTTGCAAAACTGAAAGAAAAAAACTTCTCAGAAGCACTTGAAGCCTTTAAAAAGGCGATTCAAAACAAAGAGCACCGCTGTATCAGTGCCATTAATGCCGCTGTTTGCGCCTTGGAACTCAAAGATGATACCCTTTTTACCTACTATATTGACCTTGCTTTTTCGTATCTTCCGGAAGAGAGTAATGCGCCACTCTATTCTTATTATGTCGGACTGGTTCATTATTATAAAAATTTTTATTACGAAGCCCTTAGTGCTATTCGTCATCCCTCTATGGAGTTTTATAAAGAGGATCAAACCTATCTTGCTTCCAAAATTTTAGCTTCCTTAAATCAAAACACCCTTGCGATTGATACGCTAGAAGGCATTAAAGCAGAAGGAGATCATTTCACGTTGGGACTTTTATATGCGAAAAAAGGTGATTTTGTAACAGCAAAACACTATTTACAACGTGCGATTCACGCTGAACCCCACAATGCAAAAGTCAAAATAGCGCTTTCAATGGTCGAAAATAAATTAGGCAATCTAGGCAACACCGCCTCGCTCCTTGGTGAAGTGTATAAAATCAACGATACAAACGCCCAAACCAAACCTCTTTACAACCTTCATACCATTTTAAAACCCTCTCTTTTTGATGTACAAAATGCACAAAAAGAGTTTGAAAAAGAGCTTTTTTTCACGCAAGAAAATATCTATGGTCTCCTTTTTTATTACGCCCCGTACAAAGTTTTTGACGCTAAACAGACGATTGATTATATTCGAAAAGGAAGTATGAATATTTTTATTGATGAGATCGGTCCTGCCCTCTCATACCTTAAAGCAAGTTCAACCATTTCTAAAGTCAATATCGCCATTAGCCAAGGAATTAAACAAGCTTTAAATGCCCACGTCTATGAAGCCAATACCATCTTTGCACACATGGTAGAAGAGTATAAAAATCACTCCATTTTGCACTACAATCTAGCCTTAACCTACGCACAAATAGGCGATTATGCGGCTGCGTACAAAAACTTTTCCAAAAGCTACCATTTAGATAATAACAACTACCTTGCGGGTGTTTTTGCGATTATGAGTGGGCATCTCATCAACAGAGATGTTGCAAAACTGTTAGAAGATGTTAAAGAGAGTATCCACAAAAATCCAGCGTTAGAAAAAGAGAACCTTTATCTTTCACTTCTTTATCTTACCGATAAAAATGAATTTTCACTGACACGATGGCTTGAAATGGAAAAAGAAGATAGCCCACTAAGCCTTGTTTTAAATATCATCGCTTCGCAAAAACTGAGCAATGAACGTATGTATGAACGCAGTACTCAAAAACTTCAAGCGCTGCTACCCAAAGACATTATGGCAAATATTATTGCCTTTAATGCGAAGTACCATAAAAAAGCGATTAAGAGTTATGCCAAAGAGATTCAAATGGAGTTTAACAAACTTCCATTAGAGTATGATACCTTTTATTACGGACCTAAAATGGTTAAAGAGCAGTACATTAAACTCCTTCAGATTGGAGGCTTACTGCATCAAAAACGTGATAGTGTGAGAGCACAGATGGAAAAAGAGCAAGAAGACATCCCTGCAATGATGCAAACACTCGCTTTTATGGAAATCTACACCAATCGTTTTGAAGAGGCTTTTACTCTCTACAATAAACTCATTGATGATTATCACAAAAAAGATACCTACACTATTTTTCTAGCTTCCGTTGCCGCCATCGGTGCAGGACACAATGAAAATGCCATCGCACTCCTAGAACTCTCTAAACTCACAGATCCTGCAAATATGGAAAGCCGTTATGCGTTAGGATTACTCTATCAAGAAATAGGAAATTTTGAAGCAGCGAGTGTGCAATATCGAAGCATTGGAAACAGCGGTTTTATCTCACGCTATTTTAGCTTTAACATTGCGAGATAAGCTTTACATGTAAAGAGTTCTATCTTTACATGTAAAAACATTAAAACGTTAAATTCCCTCGCTGGTGTGATTTTTAATGGTTCGCAAACGCTCTCTCATAGACATATAACTGTTCAACGCTCCAATGTACGCTTTAGCTGTTGCTAACATCGTATCCACGCTAAGTCCATGCCCCATAATGGCAGGTTTGCTCTCATCAAAGACCACTTTAACCAAAACACGAGCCATCGCATCTTTACCTTGAGACACAGCATCAACCTTATAATCTCTAAGTTCACCACTCACGCCACATACCCTATCAATAACTTTAAAAATGGCATCCATCGTTCCATTTCCAATCGCCGCATCTGTTATCTCTTTACCCTCATGGCTAATCGTAACAGCAGCACTTGGAAGCCCTCCTGGAGAACAATCTGAAAGTTGTAAGCGCACCAATTCAAATACTTGAGGAATTTTGGTAATTTCATCTGCGACCAAAGCACGTAAATCATCATCAAAAATATCTTTCTTCTGATCCGCTAAAATTTTAAATCGCTCAAACGCTTCATTAATCTCTTCATCTTTTAGTTCATACCCTAAACTATTTAACTTATCTTTAAAGGCATGACGACCCGAATGCTTTCCAAGCACAATAGAATTTTTATCTAAGCCAATGTCTTTCGCACTCATAATTTCATACGTTTGCGTGTGTTTTAGAACACCATCTTGATGAATACCACTCTCGTGAGAAAAAGCATTTTTCCCTACAATCGCCTTGTTAGGCTGAGGCTCAATACCTGTGATGGATGAAACCAATTTGCTGGTTGGGTAAATCTCTTTGATGTTGATATTGGTCTCATAACCACTAAAATGATCTTTACGTGTGCGAAGCGCCATAACGATTTCCTCTAACGCCGCATTACCAGCTCTCTCTCCCAAACCATTAATGGTACACTCCACCTGACGTGCACCATTTTCAATACACGCTAAAGAGTTGGCAACGGCTAAACCTAAATCATTATGATTGTGCACCGAAATAATCGCTCTATCTCCCACAAAATCATGCAAAGACTTAATAATAGCCCCCATTTCTGTTGGCAAACGATACCCTACTGTATCAGGGATATTCAGTGTGGTAGCCCCTGCATTGATGACCGCATCTAACACTTCTTTCATAAAACTCACTTCACTGCGTCCTGCATCTTCACAACTAAACTCAACATCCTCACAAAAGGTTTTAGCATACTGTACGGCTTCAACTGCTTTCTTAATGACTTGATCAGGTGTCATTTTAAGTTTATATTCCATGTGAATAGGACTGGTCGCTATAAATGTATGAATACGATTCATCTTCGCTTTAGAAACTGCTTCACCTGCTGCTTTAATGTCTTTTTCCAATGCACGAGCCAGTGAACAAATACGACTTTTTGTGACCGCTTCAGCAATACGAGAAATCGCATCAAAATCACCAGGGCTGGCCGCTGCAAACCCTGCTTCTATCACATCAACCCCTAATTTTTGAAGTTGCAAAGCAATTTGAATTTTTTCTTCTGTATTCATCGAAGCACCGGGGCTTTGTTCGCCATCTCTTAATGTTGTATCAAAAATGATAATTTTATTATCTGTGCTCATGGTATTGTCCTTACGGTATGTATTGATATAAGAAATTTGAAAAATAAAAAGGGGTTAGAGGGAGAGGAGGTGTTGCAGGAGAGCGTTTTTAATCTCTATTTTGGGCAAAATTTTAATCGACTTCATAATACCGATATCTACGCTATTCATCGCTTCTCCTTTAAAAAATGTCTGAGGCAAAAAAGATACTTTTGCCTCAAGGTTGGCGTATTATACTAAATTTTTATGAAATTTGACAACGCAGAAGGTATAAATAGCTCGAACCAATCCATAAAGTAAATAGACTGTAATTAAACCTGTGCCAACTTCAATAGG carries:
- the ribH gene encoding 6,7-dimethyl-8-ribityllumazine synthase, which codes for MNIIEGKLSLSGHEKVAIINSRFNHIITDRLVEGAKDAFIRHGGDEKNLDLILVPGAYEIPLALDKVLSSGKYDAVCCVGAIIRGSTPHFDYVAAEATKGVANTALKYQKPVTYGVLTTDTIEQAIERAGSKAGNKGFEAMTGLIELISLYKNL
- the ovoA gene encoding 5-histidylcysteine sulfoxide synthase; translated protein: MQLIPTRNLLLNQGNVEEKRVEIRNYFLKTYTLYEKLFELMKDDESYYLTADPLRHPLVFYFGHTASFFINKLVLAKLLDQRINPVYESIFAIGVDEMSWDDLNQSHYKWPRIEEVRLYREAVKAKVLELIDTMPLSMPISWESPFWAIMMGIEHERIHLETSSVLIRQLPLNKVVSDSFWKVCPFDTPVVENSLLHVTGKTLRLEKKRDDALYGWDNEYGLHVKEVKDFKASKYLVSNAEFLGFIEEGGYENERFWNEEGWKWRTYKNATMPLFWRKNEEGYALRLMAEEIAMPWSWPVEINYLEAKAFCNWKSQKEGTSIRLPSEEEWYVLRDLHVKVDEPFWDKAPANINLEYFASSVPVDTFAFGDFYDVIGNVWQWSETPINGFDGFQVHPLYDDFSVPTFDDRHNLIKGGSWISTGNEIIRSSRYAFRRHFYQHAGFRYVESNEPVEVSSVFYEMDFELSQICEVHFGKKENNYYEEIAHFCTTLGEAKAKALEIGCGAGRGTFALARHFEMVHGIEFTARVVRLATNFKESGKLKYALKEEGELATFIEKNLSDFEIDPSIQKVEFWQADPHNLKPYFDGYDLILLNDTLDTLYDPALFLEKIKERLNPQGFLVIASSYDWDETRTPRAKWLGGFKKNGEKYTTFDALHEHLSPFFTLHVNPFVMPLPLHESARKTVLKSLHVSVWKKR
- the kdsA gene encoding 3-deoxy-8-phosphooctulonate synthase, which encodes MILIAGPCVIESRENLLRVAEKLVSYHEDESIDFYFKSSFDKANRTSIDSFRGPGLDEGLKLLDEVRRTFGFKLLTDIHDYTQAKPVGEVVDVLQIPAFLCRQTDLLVAAAQTKCVVNVKKGQFLNPADMRYSVKKVLETRGVKEEGYEAAKRAGVWLTERGSTFGYGNLVVDMRSFGIMREFAPVIFDATHSVQMPGAEGGKSGGKREFVRPLSRAAAAVGVDGFFFETHFNPCEALCDGPNMLYLEDLDLAIKDIKAIQNALKV
- a CDS encoding DMT family transporter, which translates into the protein MLISSFSFAFDGAFAKMLSEGMDSVEVVFFRNGITMCIVALSIVKLPLKQVGGKPWLLLFRALIGFASMLVFFYNIAHIPFADAMTFSRTAPIFTAILAFFFLKEKMGLKAWIAVFIGFLGIVFVMKPTGFMLSKTDLFGLFSGLGAALAYTSVRELNKVYDTRVIVLAFVSTGTIFPALFMLISEVYHAPMFDFMMGQFVMPKGIEWLYIFLMGFSGAIGQVYMTKAFATTRAGVVGAAGYSIIFFSLIIGIILGDPLPDFLGLFGILLVILSGIIVAKEKE
- a CDS encoding mechanosensitive ion channel family protein codes for the protein MHFETIFNYTFMGFAVTHIALSICFFLMVFFLRHFLTNVILKPFKIIALRSKTSWDNRVINVLEGPLKASLVFASAYVAGTWLSYPRLQKLLDLGLKTFLTFLIFWILYRLVNRFSHLFNFFSSKLGTEVDNGIQNFTIKALRVLIIALGLMAILQEWGINVSAFVASLGLGGLAFALAAKDTVANLFGSLVIFSDRPFQVGDSIEMNGVEGTIEEIGIRSTKIRNPTQALVSVPNSFIANATITNTSRMGKRRIRTRLGLTYTTTMEQMQTILQEIKTMLSNHPDVHSEGIMVYFDEFEASALGILLNFFTYATSLDESLHVREEINYKIMEIVARNGATFAFPSQSLYVESLPK